The DNA window GGCGCACGATGATCTCCGCGTCGGCGGACGGCGCCTCCTCCAGCGTCGCCGTCGACGTGTCGTCGCTCCCGCCGGCCACCGTGCGGGTGAGCGCACCGACGGCGCCACTCCTGGTCGGGAGCACCGTGCATGTGCGCGCGACGGTGCTCGACGCACGTCGCGAGGAGGTGGCCGGTGTCGCGATCGCCTGGAGCAGCTCCAACGCCGCCGTCGCAGCCGTATCGCCGACGGGCGTCGTGACAGGGGTCGCCGAGGGGCGCGCCACCGTGACCGCGGCCGTGGCGGGCGTGCGCGGATCCGCCGACATCGTGGTGGTGCCACGCGGCGCGCGCAGCCAGGTCGACCTGCCAGACGACGTGCCCGCCCCGCAGTTCCACGTGCTCTACGTCCTGCCGAGTGACGCTGTCGATCGTGCGTACGACACGACGGGAACGATCGCCACGACCATCGCGTCCATGCAGAACTGGCTGGCGATGCAGACGGGTGGGCGACGCCTACGGATGGACACCTACCAGGGCCGGCTGAACGTCTCGTTCGCGCGGCTCGCACGGACCAACGCGCAGCTTCGGGCCTTCACCGTCGCGATGCACGACTCCATCGCGGCAGAGCTGGCGGCGCGTGGCTTCCGCGATCCGAACAAGCGGTACGTCGTCTACTTCGATGGAAGCCACCCGACCAACTGCGCCGAGGCGAGCTGGCCGCCCACGGTCCCCGGCCAGACAGCGACTCTCTACCTGCGCGGCAAATCGGACGTGCCCTCGGGTTGCGGCACGACGGCGTTCGCTCCGACGCCGACAACGCCCGCCGGGTACCTGGAGTTCCTCGTGCTGCACGAGATGCTTCACACGCTCGGAGCGGTTTCTCGCGAGGCCCCGGACCACGTGTACTGGGCGCACGTCGACTACGATGCGCGCGACCTCATGTTCAGCGGGTCCCGTCCGTGGACACCGAGCATGCTCGACGCGAACCGACGCAACTACTACAACCCGGCTGGCCTTCCCGCTGGCGTGTTCAACCTCGCGACCAGCCCGTTCCTAATGCCGTGAGGCGGCCCCCGGGTTTTCGCTATTCCGGGGGCCGGCGTCGCCCACCCACTAGGCGAAGGACGAACGCAACCGCGAGCAGCCCGATCGCCGTCAGCCGCGGCCACTCCTCGCCGGTCCAGAACGACCCGGCGAGGAAGATCAGCGCCATGACCACCAGCGCGAGCTTGGCGACCGCCAGCCGGTCCATCGCTCAGCCGGCGTGCACCGGGAGGCCGAGCTGCCGCGCCTCGTCCGCCGGGACGTCGAGGACCATCCGCAGCAGCGCGGTCGAGTAGACCTTCCCCTGCGCATCGGTCTTGAGCGACAGCGTCCCGCCGCCGCCCAGCGCGCCGTGCAGGAGGAAGTTGAGCGCGAGCAGGTTGGGCAGCTCGAAGCGCACGACGTCGCCGGTGATCATGCCGCGGAAGTGCTGCGCCACGCGATCGCGCGTGACGTATCGATCCAACAGCGCGTACCACTCGGGCTTCAGCGCGATGACGCCGACGTTCGCCGTGTCGCCCTTGTCGCCGCTGCGCGCGTGCGCGACGTCCAGCAAGCGCACCTTCACGGTGTCCGAGCTCACGACAGCACCTCGACGTTGGTGTGCACGACGGTCTTGTCCACCAGCGCGGGCCAGTAGGCGACGATCTCCTCGACCTTCGGGCGCCCGCCCGCGAAGCCGGTCACGCTCGGCGGGCCGTTGAGCACCAGCGGCGCGATCTCGCGCGTGAAGCGCTCGACGCTCGCGCGGTCGGTGCCGCGCACGCCCACGCGCAGCTGCACCTCGGGGAGGTCCGCGGCCGGCGCGCCCGCGAGCGGGCCGTGCGTCGCGCTCGCGCCCACGAACTCGGTCAGCACCTCGTCGAACTTCAGGCCGAGCCGATCCAGCCGCTCGCGCAGCACGCGGTCGGCCAGCTGCGCCTTCTCCATCGCGTCGGGCCACGAGTACACGAGCGTGCCCACGGCCTTCCACCCGAAGCGGTAGGCGATCGACACCTTGAGCTTGTCGGTCGCCGGCTTGCCGGTGATCCCATGCACGCGCACGCGGTCCGGCCCGACCTCCTCCAGCCGGATGCTCGTGAAGTCGGCCACGACGTCGGGCGTGATGTACGCGTGCGGATCGCCCATCTCGTACACGAGCTGCTCGGCCACCGAATGGAACGACACGCGCCCGCCGGTGCCCGGATGCTTCGTCACCACGAACGTGCCGTCCGCGCGCGCCTCGGCGATCGGGTAGCCGACGTTCGCGAGGTCCGGGATGCTGCGCCAGTCGTACAGGCAGTTGCCGCCCGAGCACTGCGCGCCGCACTCCAGGATGTGGCCCGCGATGATGCCGGCGGCGAGCGCGTTCCAGTCCTCCGCGCCCCATCCGAACTCGTGGCGCAGCGGCGCCATCGTCAGCGCCGTGTCGGTCGAGCGGCCGGTGACGACGACGTTCGCGCCGCGCGCGAGCGCCTCGACGATCGGCGTCGATCCGATGTACGCGTTGGCCGAGAGGACGCGGTCGCGGATGACCGACAGCGGCTCGCCGGTGTCCATGTTGCGCAGCTCGTGGCCCGACGCCAGCAGCTCGTCGAGGCGCGGCAGCAGGTCGTCGCCGGTGACGACGCCGACCTTCACCCTGCCCGCCGCGCCGCGCTTTGCCGCGACGTCGAGCACCGCGCGCGCGCAGGCCACCGGGTTCACGCCGCCCGCGTTCGCCACCACGCGCACGCCGCGCTCGACGATGGCCGGCAGCACGCTCTCGATCGCGCCCAGGAAGTCGCGCGCGTAGCCCATGTCCGGGTCGCGCTCCTTCTGCTTCTGGAGGATCGACATCGTGACCTCGGCCAGGTAGTCGAGCATCAGGTAGTCGACCTGACCGCCCTCCACCTGCTGCCGCGGCGCGTCCAGCGAGTCGCCCCAGAAGCCCTGCCCGCTCGCCACGCGCACGACGCGGTCCTGCGTCCCTGTCGAAGTCATCCTGAGCGAAGCGAAGGTCAGAGGCCGCGCGGCAGCACGAAGGCGCCGAGGTGCGGCCCGGGGTTCTGGAGGGCGGCGCGCAGCGCGGCGGTCAGCACCGTGCGCGTCTCCTCGGGGTGGACGATCGCGTCGACGAAGCCCCGGGCCGCCGCGTAGCGCGCGTCCAGCTGGTGCTCGTAGTCGGCGCGCATCTCCTCGATGGACGCCTGCACTTCCGGCGGCACGGGCTCGCCCGCCCTGCGCGCCTTCTCGATGGACGGGCCGTGCACGGCCTGCACGGCCGACTCCCCCTCCATCACGCCCATGCGCCCGCTGGGCCACGAGAAGATGAAGTCGGGGTCGAAGCCCTGCCCCGCCATCGCGTAGTAGCCTGCGCCCGACGCGTGGTTCACCGTCAGCACGATCTTCGGCACGCGCGCGGTCGCCATCGCCTCGACGAAGCGCGCGCCCGAGCGGATGATCCCCTCGTGCTCGGCCTCGGGGCCGACCATGAAGCCCGAGACGTCCTGCACGAAGAGCAGCGGGATCCCCTGCCGGTCGCAGCGGTCGATGTAGTACGCGACCTTCTCCGCGCTCTCGGCGTAGAGGATGCCGCCGAAGCGCGGCTTCTCGCCGGCGCGCCCCTTGATCAGCCCGCGCTGGTTCGCGATCACGCCCACCGGGATGCCGGCGATGCGCGCGTCGGCGCAGATGATCTCCTTCGCGAGGTTCGCCTGGAACTCGTCGAGCGCGCCGTCGTCGACGATCGCGCGCAGCACGTGGTGCATGTCGTACGACATGCGGTGGTCGGCGGGCAGCACGTCGTACAGCGTCTCGGGCGCGGCCGCGGGATCGGCGGCGGCGCGCGTCGCCACCTCGCGCTGCGGCGGCAGTCGGTCGATCAGCTCGCGCAGCTTCTCGATCGCGGCCGGATCGTCGTCGGCCGCGTAGTGCGCGACGCCCGACAGCTCCGTGTGCGTCACCGCGCCGCCGAGCGTCTCGTTGTCGATCGTCTGGCCCGTGGCGCCCTTCACGAGGTTCGCGCCGCCGAGGCCCATGAACGACGTGCCCTTCGTCATCACGATCACGTCCGACAGCGCGGGCAGGTAGGCGCCGCCCGCGACGCACGGCCCCATCACCGCGGCCAGCTGCGGGATCCGCAGGTGGCGCCGCATGATCGAGTTGTACTGGAAGATGCGCGCGGCGCCGTACTGCCCGGGGAACACGCCGCCCTGGTAGGGCAGGTTCACGCCGGCCGAGTCGACGAGGTACACGATCGGGATGCGGCAGCGCATCGCGACCTCCTGCGCGCGCAGGATCTTGGGGATCGTCTCGGGCCACCACGAGCCGGCCTTCACCGTCGCGTCGTTGGCGACCACGACGACCTCGCGCCCATGCACGACGGCGAGCCCCGTGACGACGCCGGCGGCGGGCGCCTGGCCGTCGTAGCGGTCGTGCGCGACCAGCAGCCCGATCTCGACGAAGGGCGTGCCCGCGTCGCACAGCCGGGCGATGCGCTCGCGCGCGGTCAGCTTCCCCTGCCGGTGCTGGCGCTCGATCTTGTCGGCGCCGCCGCCCTCGCGGAGCGTCGCCTCCAGCGTGCGCACCTCGGCGCTCAGCTGGCGCAGGCGACTGGTCGGGCGGTCCTGCTGCGGATGCTCCTGCTGGACGGCCGCCGTCACGCCTGCTGGCTCTCCTGCCGCTGGCGCTCGGCGAACCAGCCCTTGATGTAGTCGATCAGGTCGGACGTCGGCGTCCCGGGGCCGAAGAGCTGCCCGACCCCCTGGGCGTACAGCGCCTCCATGTCCTCCTTCGGGAGGATGCCGCCGCCGGTGAGCAGGATGTCGTCGCGCCCCTGCTCGCGCAGCAGCTGCAGCACGCGCGGGAAGAGCGTCATGTGCGCGCCGCTGAGGATCGACAGGCCGACGACGTCGACGTCCTCCTGCACGGCCGCGGTCGCGATCATCTCGGGCGTCTGGTGAAGGCCCGTGTAGATGACCTCCATGCCGGCGTCGCGCAGCGCCGCGGCCACGACCTTGGCGCCGCGATCGTGTCCGTCGAGCCCCGGCTTGGCGACGAGCACGCGAATGGGACGGTCCATGACTGTCGGAAGTGAGAAGTGGGGAGCGGGGAGCGCGTTCTCCCTGCTCCCCACTCGCCGTTCGGCAGACTCAGAAGCTAGCGGACGGCCCCGCCGCCGGGCAGGGCGTCACTCCTTCCGGGCCACCAGCAGCATCTCGCTGGAGCGGCGCGTCATCGGCCGGTCGCGCCAGGCGTCGAAGGCCTGCTCGACCACGAGCCCCGCCTCCGCGCACAGCTCGGAGAGCCGGGTCGCCGTGTAGAGCCGGATGCGATGCTCGCGCTCGCCCCGGGTGCGCTTCCCCTCCCAGGTCGTCAGCACCGTGAGGACGCCGGACAGCGGGTCGAACGAGCGCTCGTGGCCGATCATCGTGCCATCGTCGCTCACCCACCAGTCGCGCTCGAGGAACTTCGCCATCACCCCGTCGCGGCTGCCCCCGTGCCACACCAGCACGCCGCCGGGCTTCAGCACGCGCGCGAACTCGCGGATCACGCGCGCGTCGTCGGCCGGGTCGAGGAAGAAGCCGAAGCTGGTGAACAGGTTCACGACCGCGTCGAAGCGACCCGTCCAGCGGCCGGGCAGCTTCCGCATGTCGCCCTGCGTGTAGCGCAGCGTCTTACCGGTGCCGCGCTTGCGCGCGACGGCCAGCAGCTCCTCCGAGTAGTCGAGCGCGTCGACGTCGAAGCCCGCCTCGGCCAGCAGGTGCGCGTGGCGCCCCTGGCCGCACGGGCAGTCGAGCACGCGCGAGCCCGCGGGCAGCTCGAGCACGTCCAGCAGCCGCGCGACCTCGTGCCGGTCGCGCTCGGGCGTGAAGAGCGGCTGGTACTCGCGCAGGTACTGGGCGTCGAACTGGTTGGCCCACCAGTCGGCGGTGCCGCCGGACTTCTTCGCGGCGGGCCGCCGCGCCGGGATCTTCCGCGCCGCGCTCAGAAGAACACCGGCTCGCGGTACGCCCCGAACACGTCCTCCAGCGCCGCACGGATCTCGTAGAGCGTGCAGTAGGCGCGGGCGCAGTCGAGGATGAAGGGCACGACGTTGGCCGTCCCGCGCGCCGCCTCGCGCAGCGCCTCCAGCCGCTGCTGCACGAGCGCGTCGTCGCGCCGCTCGCGGAGCTCGGCCATGCTGCGCTTCTGCTCCTCCTCGGCCTCCTGCCCGATCTTGAGCAGCGGGATCGACAGCTCCTCCTCGTCGGTGACGAACTCGTTGACGCCGACGATCAGCTTGCGATGCTGCTCGATCTCCCACTGCTGGCGCGCCGCGCTCTCGGCGATGCGGCGCTGGAACCAGCCCTCCTCGAGCCCCTGCACCACGCCGCCCTGCGCGTCGATCTGCTCGAACAGCGCCTCGGCCTCGCGCTCCAGCTGGTCGGTGAGCGCCTCGACGTAGTAGGAGCCGCCCAGCGGGTCCATCACGTTCGGCACGCCGGTCTCGTAGGCGAGGATCTGCTGCGTGCGCAGCGCGACCTGCACCGCCTGCTCGGTCGGCAGCGACAGCGTCTCGTCCATCGAGTTGGTGTGCAGCGACTGCGTGCCGCCGAGCACCGCGGCGAGGCCCTGGTAGGCGACGCGCACGACGTTGTTCATCGGCTGCTGCGCCGTCAGCGTCACGCCCGCGGTCTGCGAGTGAAAGCGCATCATCCACGAGCGCGGATCCTTGGCGCCGTACTTCTCCTTGAGGCGGCGCGCCCAGATGCGGCGGGCGGCGCGCAGCTTGGCGATCTCCTCGAAGAAGTCGTTGTGGATGTCCCAGAAGAACGACAGCCGCGGCGCGAAGTCGTCGACGTCGAGGCCGCGCGCGATGCCCCGCTCGACGTACGTGAAGCCGTCGGCGAGCGTGAACGCGAGCTCCTGCGCGGCCGTCGCTCCCGCCTCGCGGATGTGGTAGCCGCTGATGGAGATCGTGTTCCACTTCGGCGTGTGCGCCGACGACCACTCGAACATGTCGACGATCAGGCGCAGCGCGGGCTCGATCGGGAAGCACCACGCGTGCTGCGCCATGTACTCCTTGAGGATGTCGTTCTGGACCGTCCCCTGGAGCTGCGCCAGCGACACCCCCTGCTTCTCGGCCGCGGCCGCGTAGAAGCAGAACAGGATGATCGCCGGGCCGTTGATCGTCATCGACGTCGAGACCTTGCCGAGGGGGATGCCCTCGAACAGCGTCTCCATGTCGGCGAGCGACGAGATCGCGACGCCGCACTTGCCGACCTCGCCCTCCGAGCGCGGATGGTCGGAGTCGTAGCCCATCAGCGTCGGGAAGTCGAACGCCACCGAGAGCCCCGTCTGCCCCTGCGAGAGCAGGAACTTGTAGCGGGCGTTGGTCTCGCGCGCCGTCCCGAAGCCGGCGAACTGGCGCATCGTCCACAGCTTCCCGCGGTAGCCCGTCGGGTGGATGCCGCGCGTGAACGGGTACTTGCCCGGGACCTCGAGGTCGACGCGGCCTTCCGTGTCGAGCGCCGTGTGCAGCGGCGCGACCTCGCGCGCCGAGTTGGTGAAGGCGACGTCGCGCGTCGTGCCCTTCGTGAAGGCGGCGCGCCAGGCGTCCACCTCGGCCCGCAGCCGCGCCAGCTCGTCGTCGCGATCGCGCAGCGTCTGCTCGAGTTCGTGCACGGAGGCCATGGAAATCCTCGGGATGCTCAGCCGTTGGTCGTGGTCAGCAGCGCGCCGCTGCGGGCGAGGAGCGCGTCGGCGACGCCGAAGGGCGTCTCGGTGCCCTCCTCCATCGCCTCCAGGTGGCCGGCGACCCACGCGTTCGTCGCCGCGTCGGTCCAGAGGCGCTGCCGCACCTTCTGCTCCACCACCTCGACGACGCGCTCGCGGAGCCGGGTCCGGCGCCGCTCGCGCAGCTGGCCGCTGGCCTCAAGATAGCGAAAGTGGCGGTCGAGCGCGGCGAGCACGCCGTCGATCCCCTCCCCCTTCGCGGCGACGCTCTGCAGCACCGGCGGCGTCCAGCGGTCGGACTGCTCGCCCGCGGCGGCGCGGCGGGCCGCGCGTGCGGGGTTCATCACGTCCTTCACGAACTCGCGATGCTCGGGGTCCTTCGCGAGCGCGGTGAGATCGACGCCGTGGTGCGCCGGCAGGTCGAGCGACGCGGGCCCGCCCCGCAGGCCGAGCATCAGCTCGATGTCGTTGCGCAGCCGGTCGGAGCCGGGACGGTCCGCCTTGTTGACGCAGAAGACGTCGGCGATCTCCATCACGCCCGCCTTCAGCGTCTGGATCGAGTCGCCGCTCTCGGGCACCAGCACGACCAGCGTCGTGTCGGCGGCTCGCGCCACATCGAGCTCGCTCTGCCCCACGCCCACCGTCTCGATCAGGATGACGTCGAAGCCCGCGGCATCGAGGACGTCGCACACCTCGCGCGTCGCCGACGACAGCCCGCCGAGCGAGCCGCGCGTGGCGAGCGAGCGGATGAAGATCCCCGGATCGAGCGCGATCGACTCCATGCGGATGCGATCGCCCAGCAGCGCGCCGCCGGTGAATGGCGAGGTCGGATCGACCGCGACGATCGCGACGCGCTTGCCCTCGGCGCGCAGCGTCTTCGCCAGCAGCGTCGTCATCGTGCTCTTGCCGGCGCCCGGCGGCCCGGTGATCCCCACGCGCCGCGCGCGCCCGACCGACGCGTGCAGCGTGGCGAGGATGCGGTCGAAGCCGGCTCGGTGGTTCTCGACGATGCTGACGGCGCGCGCGATCGCGGCGGGCTTGCCGGCGCGCAGGTCGTCGATGAGCCGCGCGGTCGCGCTCGTGGTCGCGCTGGCGGGCGTGGCGGGTGCGGTCACGGGAAGATCGAAGGGGAGTCGGTCGACGGCGCCGGGTCGTCGTGCTCGTCGCGGATCTCGCCCACGAGCTCCTCGAGCACGTCCTCCAGCGTCACGATGCCGAGCGTCGGGCCGCCGACCTCGCGCACGACGGCGAGGTGCCGGC is part of the Roseisolibacter agri genome and encodes:
- a CDS encoding Ig-like domain-containing protein yields the protein MAELAGNDCGLGENTRGRPPACASMRTMTTGGRYAGRARRIVTALVLATACGGSDDATGRLPSGPDAGPTPASVTIAPRTVATIAGRSTALVAVVRDARGVVMLAARPTWTSSDPLIADVDGSGVLRGVEAGTVLVRATAGRATDSVYVTVARAPVASVTIVAPVDRVVAGETLSLQANVLDDRGVRVTDRSVMWTSSDTTLARVSADGVVAGVRPGTSTISAEVEGRTAHLPLTVAPAPVAAVRITTAATALTVGERITLIATPLDARGAPLTGRSVVWRSSDESVATVSATGDVLAIGPGRTMISASADGASSSVAVDVSSLPPATVRVSAPTAPLLVGSTVHVRATVLDARREEVAGVAIAWSSSNAAVAAVSPTGVVTGVAEGRATVTAAVAGVRGSADIVVVPRGARSQVDLPDDVPAPQFHVLYVLPSDAVDRAYDTTGTIATTIASMQNWLAMQTGGRRLRMDTYQGRLNVSFARLARTNAQLRAFTVAMHDSIAAELAARGFRDPNKRYVVYFDGSHPTNCAEASWPPTVPGQTATLYLRGKSDVPSGCGTTAFAPTPTTPAGYLEFLVLHEMLHTLGAVSREAPDHVYWAHVDYDARDLMFSGSRPWTPSMLDANRRNYYNPAGLPAGVFNLATSPFLMP
- a CDS encoding AtuA-related protein — translated: MKVRLLDVAHARSGDKGDTANVGVIALKPEWYALLDRYVTRDRVAQHFRGMITGDVVRFELPNLLALNFLLHGALGGGGTLSLKTDAQGKVYSTALLRMVLDVPADEARQLGLPVHAG
- a CDS encoding acyclic terpene utilization AtuA family protein produces the protein MTSTGTQDRVVRVASGQGFWGDSLDAPRQQVEGGQVDYLMLDYLAEVTMSILQKQKERDPDMGYARDFLGAIESVLPAIVERGVRVVANAGGVNPVACARAVLDVAAKRGAAGRVKVGVVTGDDLLPRLDELLASGHELRNMDTGEPLSVIRDRVLSANAYIGSTPIVEALARGANVVVTGRSTDTALTMAPLRHEFGWGAEDWNALAAGIIAGHILECGAQCSGGNCLYDWRSIPDLANVGYPIAEARADGTFVVTKHPGTGGRVSFHSVAEQLVYEMGDPHAYITPDVVADFTSIRLEEVGPDRVRVHGITGKPATDKLKVSIAYRFGWKAVGTLVYSWPDAMEKAQLADRVLRERLDRLGLKFDEVLTEFVGASATHGPLAGAPAADLPEVQLRVGVRGTDRASVERFTREIAPLVLNGPPSVTGFAGGRPKVEEIVAYWPALVDKTVVHTNVEVLS
- a CDS encoding acyl-CoA carboxylase subunit beta, with amino-acid sequence MTAAVQQEHPQQDRPTSRLRQLSAEVRTLEATLREGGGADKIERQHRQGKLTARERIARLCDAGTPFVEIGLLVAHDRYDGQAPAAGVVTGLAVVHGREVVVVANDATVKAGSWWPETIPKILRAQEVAMRCRIPIVYLVDSAGVNLPYQGGVFPGQYGAARIFQYNSIMRRHLRIPQLAAVMGPCVAGGAYLPALSDVIVMTKGTSFMGLGGANLVKGATGQTIDNETLGGAVTHTELSGVAHYAADDDPAAIEKLRELIDRLPPQREVATRAAADPAAAPETLYDVLPADHRMSYDMHHVLRAIVDDGALDEFQANLAKEIICADARIAGIPVGVIANQRGLIKGRAGEKPRFGGILYAESAEKVAYYIDRCDRQGIPLLFVQDVSGFMVGPEAEHEGIIRSGARFVEAMATARVPKIVLTVNHASGAGYYAMAGQGFDPDFIFSWPSGRMGVMEGESAVQAVHGPSIEKARRAGEPVPPEVQASIEEMRADYEHQLDARYAAARGFVDAIVHPEETRTVLTAALRAALQNPGPHLGAFVLPRGL
- a CDS encoding cobalamin B12-binding domain-containing protein, which codes for MDRPIRVLVAKPGLDGHDRGAKVVAAALRDAGMEVIYTGLHQTPEMIATAAVQEDVDVVGLSILSGAHMTLFPRVLQLLREQGRDDILLTGGGILPKEDMEALYAQGVGQLFGPGTPTSDLIDYIKGWFAERQRQESQQA
- a CDS encoding class I SAM-dependent methyltransferase codes for the protein MRPRLLHALRDPCGAGGRVRGVPRAGVLLSAARKIPARRPAAKKSGGTADWWANQFDAQYLREYQPLFTPERDRHEVARLLDVLELPAGSRVLDCPCGQGRHAHLLAEAGFDVDALDYSEELLAVARKRGTGKTLRYTQGDMRKLPGRWTGRFDAVVNLFTSFGFFLDPADDARVIREFARVLKPGGVLVWHGGSRDGVMAKFLERDWWVSDDGTMIGHERSFDPLSGVLTVLTTWEGKRTRGEREHRIRLYTATRLSELCAEAGLVVEQAFDAWRDRPMTRRSSEMLLVARKE
- a CDS encoding acyl-CoA mutase large subunit family protein, with the translated sequence MASVHELEQTLRDRDDELARLRAEVDAWRAAFTKGTTRDVAFTNSAREVAPLHTALDTEGRVDLEVPGKYPFTRGIHPTGYRGKLWTMRQFAGFGTARETNARYKFLLSQGQTGLSVAFDFPTLMGYDSDHPRSEGEVGKCGVAISSLADMETLFEGIPLGKVSTSMTINGPAIILFCFYAAAAEKQGVSLAQLQGTVQNDILKEYMAQHAWCFPIEPALRLIVDMFEWSSAHTPKWNTISISGYHIREAGATAAQELAFTLADGFTYVERGIARGLDVDDFAPRLSFFWDIHNDFFEEIAKLRAARRIWARRLKEKYGAKDPRSWMMRFHSQTAGVTLTAQQPMNNVVRVAYQGLAAVLGGTQSLHTNSMDETLSLPTEQAVQVALRTQQILAYETGVPNVMDPLGGSYYVEALTDQLEREAEALFEQIDAQGGVVQGLEEGWFQRRIAESAARQQWEIEQHRKLIVGVNEFVTDEEELSIPLLKIGQEAEEEQKRSMAELRERRDDALVQQRLEALREAARGTANVVPFILDCARAYCTLYEIRAALEDVFGAYREPVFF
- the meaB gene encoding methylmalonyl Co-A mutase-associated GTPase MeaB, which produces MTAPATPASATTSATARLIDDLRAGKPAAIARAVSIVENHRAGFDRILATLHASVGRARRVGITGPPGAGKSTMTTLLAKTLRAEGKRVAIVAVDPTSPFTGGALLGDRIRMESIALDPGIFIRSLATRGSLGGLSSATREVCDVLDAAGFDVILIETVGVGQSELDVARAADTTLVVLVPESGDSIQTLKAGVMEIADVFCVNKADRPGSDRLRNDIELMLGLRGGPASLDLPAHHGVDLTALAKDPEHREFVKDVMNPARAARRAAAGEQSDRWTPPVLQSVAAKGEGIDGVLAALDRHFRYLEASGQLRERRRTRLRERVVEVVEQKVRQRLWTDAATNAWVAGHLEAMEEGTETPFGVADALLARSGALLTTTNG